Proteins encoded together in one Telopea speciosissima isolate NSW1024214 ecotype Mountain lineage chromosome 4, Tspe_v1, whole genome shotgun sequence window:
- the LOC122660223 gene encoding uncharacterized protein LOC122660223, with product MVSRPAFCLLLLSFQSLAIAAFDASDLLFPSSSSSLADEPSPEASPSSDHHFLKDVLKLISLRQSWDLDEIRVSNLDVGKARIGSAQRYEFRLRVGKSDLLFKFPDEVDSWRKLRKTGEFKSLVSEVSSETLLNPFKLEGPFELRVGGDDDLSLVLPINITRTGLKRVLVGEGITVEVEGAQEVSLFHRTRLSLPLNGSMRMSEHRSQFWPLSHSLCMPLLPIRILGSASLVAYRTRNPSAYIEIAFPSQDMIELLPEKCYGKYYYKKRACPIESMSPRLAVLEKLMRSFLGDSMIRSEVSGSLKAKVIASTVVSFRLELERDVKRKDTLLGTLAEWKTKPTVERAWFEVVGRVETERLKPIVVKKVRPFIATDSATWSNLMSNISFTKFPSVLVPPEALTLDVKW from the exons ATGGTCAGTCGCCCCGCGTTTTGTCTCCTCTTGTTGTCTTTTCAATCCCTAGCAATAGCTGCATTTGACGCGTCGGAcctcctctttccttcttcttcttcttcactggcCGATGAACCCTCCCCTGAGGCTTCCCCTTCCTCTGATCATCATTTCTTAAAG GATGTATTGAAGTTGATTTCGTTGAGGCAGAGCTGGGATTTGGacgaaattagggtttctaattTGGATGTTGGAAAGGCAAGGATTGGGAGTGCTCAGAGATATGAATTTCGGCTCCGAGTGGGGAAGAGTGACCTGCTGTTCAAATTTCCCGATGAGGTGGATTCGTGGAGAAAACTTAGAAAAACAGGTGAATTTAAATCCTTGGTCAGTGAAGTTAGTTCGGAGACTCTGCTTAATCCATTCAAGTTGGAGGGACCGTTTGAACTAAGAGTTGGCGGGGATGACGATCTTTCGCTGGTATTGCCG ATAAACATAACACGTACTGGTTTGAAACGAGTGCTAGTTGGTGAAGGCATTACAGTTGAGGTAGAAGGGGCTCAGGAAGTATCCCTTTTTCACAGAACTCGTCTCAGCTTGCCTCTTAATGGAAGTATGAGGATGAGTGAGCATAGAAGTCAATTTTGGCCCTTGAGTCACTCTTTGTGCATGCCATTACTTCCTATACGGATTTTGGGGTCTGCATCACTAGTTGCATACAGGACTCGTAACCCCAGTGCCTACATTGAAATTGCTTTCCCTTCCCAGGACATGATTGAGTTGTTGCCAGAGAAGTGTTATGGCAAATATTACTACAAGAAGCGGGCCTGCCCAATTGAGTCCATGAGTCCAAGGCTAGCTGTACTGGAAAAACTCATGAGGAGCTTTTTAGGTGACAGCATGATTCGGAGTGAGGTTTCGGGTTCCCTCAAAGCCAAAGTTATAGCGTCAACAGTAGTCAGCTTCCGATTGGAACTGGAAAGAGATGTAAAGCGCAAAGACACACTCTTGGGTACCTTAGCAGAATGGAAAACAAAGCCTACAGTTGAACGGGCTTGGTTTGAAGTAGTGGGAAGAGTGGAAACAGAGAGGTTGAAGCCGATTGTGGTAAAAAAGGTGAGGCCTTTCATAGCTACAGATTCTGCCACATGGAGTAATCTAATGTCAAATATTTCCTTTACAAAGTTCCCATCTGTTCTTGTCCCTCCAGAGGCTCTAACATTAGATGTGAAGTGGTAA